tatatatagtagggATCACATTTCAtcccacgagttacactcgctgATTAATAACTTTAcgttgaataaatatttttttataattaaccgTTAGATTGaaatatactatcatatagacCGTACTTATAAAATTTGaggttaatatataataattttctaTACCATTAAGATATTCAAAAATTTATGTCAAACgaattttcatataacgttaattttgatataaatttttctagaaaatcattttaataaaaaataactttatatattaaaataaaataactattttGATCCACTTAAACAAAACCGTTTTTATATAGAAGAAAGAAAAACATAATTTATAAGGTTGTCCTTTTaacatataaaatttttaaaaatatttttcaatcatttattattttttttaaatgttttttttcttaAGACTATTATTATTAGAGTTTAAAGATAATGAATTGtcagtgtaaaacagttttatacatacaactaattaaaatgttttaatttacCATGTAATTTccgttttttaaattaaaaatgagatttatTCTAATGCATGTTTCTCATTGGttttacactatcagtgcatTTCCCTTTTTCCCTTATTATTATAtcttttatcaaatattttttgaaaatcacATTAAGCCATATGATAGATGTACAAGGAAATAGAtggataaatgaaaaaaaaaacatataagttGTTTAGTGAACCGCGACATTCAACTTgtttacttttaaaaataaaattttaactacTAGACTAGTTGacagaaaaaaacatttttttaaaattaaaaataaaataaatttaatcttGCTCCAACTAGATCCAATACACTCATATTATtgagttgatttttgtttgataaatgattacctaaaaaggaaaaaataaaataaaaacagctTGTTTAGATTGTGAAGCACGTGTGCGGTGTGGGCAACATACATTTCAGAAGCGCACTATAAATAACTCAGTGAACGAAGGACAACATATTGCTTCATATGATCATGAATGTAATTATAGCTTaatgttttgaatttttattttgcaAAAATTACCTCATTTATCGGGGTCTTCATTTTTAACTAAAAGTATAAGGAACACTTGAGTAGTTTGTTGAATCAAATTATAATGGAGGATCAGATATGCACTTTGCTAAGAATTAGTAACAGTGCATATTGACACACGTCCTGTTTAAGGTTCAAAATGCTAGTCGGCATATGCACTAAATCGAGTTCAAAATTTAAGTGGAATTAAAGACGGCAAACGTGGCCATAAACTACTCCTATGCATGTAGAAATTTGATAAACTTTAGTGCCAAGTTTTCAAATCATTAACATCCTGTTCAAAATTTTCCCTATAAATAGCATCGTTTCTCAAGATAATCAATCCATCTACGATCCTTTTTCCAAACTATTTCTGTCTTTTGATACATATAATCTCTAATATTTTCACTGAGAACACAAATATGTCTAAACATTCACGTAATGTTGAAATGCATGttgttttattaatgataataatgATTGGGATAGGAGAAGGAAGAAAAGTTCAAAACTGTGGCGGTAGAGGAAAAGGCCAAGGTGCAGGAGGAGGTGGTGTTGGTGTAGGAGGAAATTTAGGAGGAGGTGTTGGCGCTGGAGGAGGTACTGGAGGAAGTTTGGGAGGAGGTGTTAGTGGTGGAGGTGGTGCTGGTGGAGGAGCTGGTGCTGGTGCAGGAGGAAGTGCAAAAGGAGGTGTTGGCGGAGGCGTCGGTGCCGGAGGAAGTTCTGGTGTGGGAGGAGGTGCAACAGGGGGTGTTGGTGCCGGAGGAGGTGCAACAGGAGGTGTTGGTGGAAGTGTTGGTGCTGGAGGAGGTGCAACAGGAGGTATTGGTGGAGGTGCTGGTGCAGGAGGAAGTGCTGGTGTGGGAGGAGGTGTAACAGGAGGTGTTGGTGCCGGAGGAGGTGCAACAGGAGGTGTTGGTGGAGGTGCTGGTGCGGGAGGAAGTGCTGGTGTGGGAGGAGGTGCAACAGGAGGTGTTGGTGCCGGAGGAGGTGCAATAGGAGGTGTTGGTGGAACTGTTGGTGGAGGTGCTGATGCGGGAGGAGGTGCAATAGGAGGGGTTAGTGGAAGTGCAGGAGGAAGAGTCGGTGCTGGAGGAGGAGCTGTAGGAGGTGTTGGAGGAGGTGCTGGTGCAGGAGGAAGAGTCGGTGCTGGAGGAGGTATTGGAGGAAGTGCTGGTACGGGAGGAGGTGCTGCAGGAGGTGTTGGTGGAGGTGCAACAGGAGGTGTTGGTGGAAGTGTAGGAGGAGGATTCAATCCTGGAGGAGGTGTTGGTGCGATAGGAGGTGTTGGTGCGGGAGGTGTTGGTGTTGGTGGAGGTGCAGGAGGAGTTGTTGGTGGAGGTGCTGGTGCAGGAGGAAGAGTCGGTGCTGGAGGAGGTGTTGGTGCGGGAGGAGGTGCAGCAGGAGGTGTTGGTGGAAGTGCTGGAGGAGGCATCGGAGGAGGTGCTGGTGCTGGAGGAGGTGTCGGTGGAAATGCAGGAGGAGGAGTCGGTGTTGGAGGAGGAGTCGGTGCTGGTGCAGGAGGAGGTGTTGGTGGAAATGCAGGAGGTGGAGTCGGTGCTGGAGGAGGTGTTGGAGGGGGTGTTGGTGCGGGAGGAGGTGCAGCAGGAGGTGTTGGTGGAAGTGCAGGAGGAGGTTTCAGTGGAAATGTAGGAGGAGGAATCGGTGCTGGAGGAGGTGTTGGAGGAAATGCTGGTGCAATAGGAGGTGCAACAGGAAGTGGCGGCGGAGGAGGAGGTGTTGGTGCGAGAGGAGGTGCAACAGGAGGTGCTGGTGTTGGAGGAGGTGCATCAGGAGGTATTGGCATTGGAGGAGGTGCAATAGGAGGTGTTGGTGGAAGTGCAGGAGGAGGAGTCGGTGCTGTAGGAGGTATTGGAGGAGGTGCTAGTGCGGGAGGAGCTGCAACAGGAGGTATTGGTGGAAGTACTAATGCAGGAGGAGCTGCAGCAGGAGGTGTTGGTGGAAATGTTGGAGGAGGAGTCGGTGTTGGAGGAGGTTCTAATGCGAGAGGAACTACAACAAGAGGTGTCAATGAAAATTTAAGAGGAACAAAAAGAAGTGACCGCCAAATCTAAAATTAGTATAAGTGGAAGCATTGAGCTTTAATCGACACTAGAGAAAATAGTAATAGAATTAATGAATAATAAAATCGTggtcttataattaataaaataaaagtgagTACAATAATGTTGTAGTACAAATATTAGAGCTAGGGTGATGATATATCTTTAATATTATAGTTGAACTCTACATattgttataaaataattttattacagCGGTGTGCCATATGATATTGTGATGGAAACATTGTGATAAAATCAATTACACTTGATATAAAAATATCAATAACTACAGAATATCAAATTAATGCTTTATAAAGTGGCTATGCTCTTTTATAcggtttttctttgtttctttatTACGGGTGAAGTAGTTTATAAAATTTAAGATTATTTATTGTATATAATTTCATTATTGAATCATGAACTAGACTGTATCAATAATTTATACTATAAataattacaaatattattttatcatcaaataattttttcttaGATATGTGTgtgtttaaaatattgtttttcaattgaaataataataataatagggttaaatacgtttttagtccctataaatatgcgaccctgtattattagtccctataaaatttttcttcaataaatggtccttctaaaatttttatgcatgcaatttcagttcctgctattttctaaaattttaaaaact
The Vicia villosa cultivar HV-30 ecotype Madison, WI linkage group LG6, Vvil1.0, whole genome shotgun sequence genome window above contains:
- the LOC131614972 gene encoding glycine-rich cell wall structural protein-like — translated: MIGIGEGRKVQNCGGRGKGQGAGGGGVGVGGNLGGGVGAGGGTGGSLGGGVSGGGGAGGGAGAGAGGSAKGGVGGGVGAGGSSGVGGGATGGVGAGGGATGGVGGSVGAGGGATGGIGGGAGAGGSAGVGGGVTGGVGAGGGATGGVGGGAGAGGSAGVGGGATGGVGAGGGAIGGVGGTVGGGADAGGGAIGGVSGSAGGRVGAGGGAVGGVGGGAGAGGRVGAGGGIGGSAGTGGGAAGGVGGGATGGVGGSVGGGFNPGGGVGAIGGVGAGGVGVGGGAGGVVGGGAGAGGRVGAGGGVGAGGGAAGGVGGSAGGGIGGGAGAGGGVGGNAGGGVGVGGGVGAGAGGGVGGNAGGGVGAGGGVGGGVGAGGGAAGGVGGSAGGGFSGNVGGGIGAGGGVGGNAGAIGGATGSGGGGGGVGARGGATGGAGVGGGASGGIGIGGGAIGGVGGSAGGGVGAVGGIGGGASAGGAATGGIGGSTNAGGAAAGGVGGNVGGGVGVGGGSNARGTTTRGVNENLRGTKRSDRQI